The Vibrio sp. NTOU-M3 genomic sequence ACTTCTAGACCGGCAAGTTGGTGCCAATAGCCGTTACATTGGCGATCTTGGATCTTTCCTGGGTTAGTCCCTTTCTCATTTGAGCGGAAATGATCCAGCTCAGAGAAGGTGCTGATGCCCAATGGGCTTAAACGAACCACATCAACCAATCCTTCCATGCTTGGAAGATCATTAATGAGGTTATAGCAGTACCCCGACTGGGTTTGAATGCCATTGAGGTTAAAGACTTCCTGACCCTCTTGACTGCTGACCTGAATACCGGTTTGGTATTTAATACAACAGGTTTCGCAATCGTCTTTCGCTCGGTTTTCAGCGCGAGCAGTAAAACATCGGGCAGAATAGGCGAGTGGTAGATAACCATGGCTGAATACTTCAACTTCAAACTTATTGCGGATCCCGAGCTCATCGCATTGAGTTAAAACGTTGCTTAACCATTCACGTGACAGCTCTACTGGCATGCACCAGCGAACCATTCCTTGTTTAAGAAATAAGTTCAAGGTGTGTGCGTTGTAAGTATTTACCGCAGGACCAACAACGAATGGGACTTTATGTTCAGAAGCTAATTGAACGGCTGATACATCGTTTGCTTCGA encodes the following:
- a CDS encoding U32 family peptidase, coding for MKYALGPLLYFWPKQDVEAFYEQAKSSSADIIYLGETVCSKRREMKPAHWFEIAKELSASGKQVVLSTMALLEAPSEVNVMKKYIDNGDFAIEANDVSAVQLASEHKVPFVVGPAVNTYNAHTLNLFLKQGMVRWCMPVELSREWLSNVLTQCDELGIRNKFEVEVFSHGYLPLAYSARCFTARAENRAKDDCETCCIKYQTGIQVSSQEGQEVFNLNGIQTQSGYCYNLINDLPSMEGLVDVVRLSPLGISTFSELDHFRSNEKGTNPGKIQDRQCNGYWHQLAGLEVKNI